The proteins below are encoded in one region of Pseudonocardia sp. DSM 110487:
- a CDS encoding App1 family protein, producing MQLRKLVVRVAMAAESVVQAAVLLVLRVRGRHLPMIVPFIGHGTVRRVRVGGRVVLGRPEAAAPAVGVPEAPAPTPRSRRAVLRATIARFLTVEVPGAVVAVHGPGVAAQIRADRDGYLDAVLDVAEPLSPGWHAFELRLRDGAAVSAQVLVVDPEARVGLVSDIDDTILETGLSRGIEFIRAALLTPVHDRTPLPAAAALYRALAQPADGPVRPVFYVSTSPWNLHEMLLEFVVLRRFPLGPLLLTDWGPSRSGLFRIGAQEHKGGLVRRMLEEHPRLGLVLVGDSGQLDPEIYAGLAREFPDRIRAVYIRRTRHALPGRLAAVDALAAEVTAAGVPMLAVDDSLQIATHAATLGLLDGAALDDVRSG from the coding sequence GTGCAGCTCCGCAAGCTGGTCGTCAGGGTCGCGATGGCCGCCGAGAGCGTCGTGCAGGCGGCCGTGCTGCTCGTGTTGCGCGTCCGGGGCAGGCACCTGCCGATGATCGTGCCGTTCATCGGGCACGGCACCGTTCGGCGCGTGCGGGTGGGCGGCCGCGTCGTGCTCGGCAGGCCGGAGGCCGCCGCACCCGCGGTCGGGGTGCCGGAGGCACCGGCCCCGACCCCGCGGTCGCGGCGGGCGGTGCTGCGGGCGACCATCGCGCGGTTCCTCACCGTCGAGGTACCTGGCGCGGTCGTCGCGGTCCACGGGCCCGGCGTGGCGGCCCAGATCCGCGCCGACCGGGACGGCTACCTCGACGCCGTGCTCGACGTCGCCGAACCCCTGAGCCCCGGGTGGCACGCGTTCGAGCTGCGGCTGCGTGATGGGGCCGCGGTGTCGGCGCAGGTGCTGGTCGTCGACCCGGAGGCGAGGGTCGGCCTGGTCAGCGACATCGACGACACCATTCTGGAGACCGGCCTGAGCCGGGGGATCGAGTTCATCCGCGCCGCGCTGCTCACCCCGGTGCACGACCGCACCCCCTTGCCCGCCGCAGCGGCGCTCTACCGCGCGCTCGCGCAGCCGGCCGACGGTCCGGTCCGGCCGGTCTTCTACGTCTCGACGAGCCCGTGGAACCTGCACGAGATGCTGCTGGAGTTCGTCGTGCTGCGGCGGTTCCCGCTCGGCCCGCTGCTGCTCACCGACTGGGGGCCGTCGCGCAGCGGCCTGTTCCGGATCGGCGCGCAGGAACACAAGGGCGGGCTCGTCCGTCGGATGCTCGAGGAGCACCCGCGGCTGGGGCTCGTGCTCGTGGGCGACAGCGGTCAGCTCGACCCGGAGATCTACGCGGGGCTCGCCCGCGAGTTCCCGGACCGCATCCGCGCCGTCTACATCCGCCGCACCCGCCACGCCCTCCCGGGCCGGCTCGCCGCTGTGGACGCGCTGGCCGCCGAGGTCACCGCGGCCGGGGTGCCGATGCTGGCGGTCGACGACAGCCTCCAGATCGCCACGCACGCGGCCACCCTCGGCCTGCTCGACGGGGCCGCGCTCGACGACGTCCGGTCCGGCTGA
- a CDS encoding ABC transporter substrate-binding protein: MRRTRVGTAAVVAALALLAAGCGGSGTIGQSPGGGSAPPTNKNLVLMPGVKAEPFYISMECGAQEEAAKLGYQLTTQAPDQFEAALQTPIVTGVLATRPAGVLIAPTDDVALANPMTQLKDAGIKVVEVDTRLQDESVALSTVSSNNEQGGQLAAQTVAQLIGDRGKVLVLNTKAGTSTTDARAKGFADEIAKHPGITYLGQEYTDNQPAVAAQKVSAKLSSDPDLAAVFATNLNSGEGAATGLRNAGKTEQVRLVGFDASPNQVEDLRAGEVSALIAQGPATIGRQGVQQVVAAIEGRPVQREIQTDLVAITTADMDANSQYFYKTAC, from the coding sequence ATGAGGCGCACGCGGGTGGGTACGGCGGCGGTCGTGGCGGCGTTGGCGCTGCTGGCGGCCGGCTGCGGTGGCAGCGGGACGATCGGCCAGAGCCCGGGGGGCGGGTCCGCGCCCCCTACGAACAAGAACCTGGTGCTCATGCCGGGCGTCAAGGCCGAGCCGTTCTACATCTCGATGGAGTGCGGCGCCCAGGAGGAGGCAGCCAAGCTGGGCTACCAGCTCACCACGCAGGCCCCCGACCAGTTCGAGGCGGCGCTGCAGACCCCGATCGTCACGGGCGTGCTCGCCACCCGCCCCGCGGGCGTGCTGATCGCGCCCACCGACGACGTCGCGCTCGCCAACCCGATGACCCAGCTCAAGGATGCGGGCATCAAGGTCGTCGAGGTCGACACCCGGCTGCAGGACGAGTCGGTGGCGCTGTCGACCGTGTCGTCGAACAACGAGCAGGGCGGGCAGCTCGCCGCGCAGACCGTGGCGCAGCTGATCGGGGACAGGGGCAAGGTGCTGGTCCTGAACACGAAGGCCGGCACGTCCACCACGGACGCAAGGGCCAAGGGCTTCGCCGACGAGATCGCGAAGCACCCCGGCATCACCTACCTCGGCCAGGAGTACACCGACAACCAGCCCGCCGTGGCGGCGCAGAAGGTGTCGGCGAAGCTGTCCAGCGACCCCGACCTCGCCGCCGTCTTCGCCACCAACCTCAACTCGGGCGAGGGCGCGGCCACCGGGCTGCGCAACGCGGGCAAGACCGAGCAGGTGCGCCTCGTCGGGTTCGACGCGAGCCCGAACCAGGTCGAGGACCTGCGCGCGGGTGAGGTCTCCGCGCTGATCGCCCAGGGCCCGGCCACGATCGGGCGCCAGGGCGTGCAGCAGGTCGTGGCCGCGATCGAGGGCAGGCCGGTGCAGCGGGAGATCCAGACCGACCTGGTCGCGATCACCACCGCCGACATGGACGCGAACTCGCAGTACTTCTACAAGACAGCGTGCTGA
- a CDS encoding TerC/Alx family metal homeostasis membrane protein: MLEISGLTWAVTIGVVVALLALDLVLAAARPHRVGFREATAWSVFYVLIAIAFGVWFAMAYGGDFGTQYFAGYIVEKSLSVDNLFVFVIIMTTFAVPEEHQHKVLTFGIILALIMRAIFIALGATLLSLFSFMFLLFGLLLIYTAVQLFRHRDEDPDVEDNAVVRTARRVLPITDDYVGGKLLTRVDGRRMVTPLVIVLLAIGSIDLLFALDSIPAVFGVTSEAYIVFVANAFALLGLRALYFLVKGLLDRLVYLSTGLAIILGFIGIKLILHWAHEDISTAVPEITTPVSLGVIIGVLVIVTVASLIKTRKDPTLTAHAGSLKAHKPARTEERE; this comes from the coding sequence GTGCTCGAGATCAGCGGGCTCACCTGGGCGGTGACGATCGGGGTGGTCGTCGCGCTCCTCGCGCTCGACCTGGTGCTGGCCGCGGCGCGGCCGCATCGCGTCGGCTTCCGCGAGGCCACCGCGTGGTCGGTCTTCTACGTCCTGATCGCGATCGCGTTCGGCGTCTGGTTCGCGATGGCCTACGGCGGCGACTTCGGCACCCAGTACTTCGCCGGATACATCGTCGAGAAGAGCCTCTCGGTCGACAACCTGTTCGTCTTCGTGATCATCATGACGACGTTCGCGGTGCCCGAGGAGCACCAGCACAAGGTGCTGACGTTCGGCATCATCCTGGCGCTGATCATGCGCGCAATCTTCATCGCGCTCGGCGCCACGCTGCTGTCGTTGTTCTCGTTCATGTTCCTGCTGTTCGGCCTGCTGCTGATCTACACGGCGGTGCAGCTGTTCCGCCACCGCGACGAGGACCCCGACGTCGAGGACAACGCGGTCGTGCGCACGGCCCGCCGGGTGCTGCCCATCACCGACGACTACGTCGGCGGCAAGCTGCTCACGCGCGTCGACGGCCGCCGGATGGTCACGCCGCTCGTCATCGTGCTGCTCGCCATCGGCAGCATCGACCTGCTGTTCGCGCTCGACTCGATCCCCGCGGTGTTCGGCGTCACGTCAGAGGCCTACATCGTGTTCGTGGCCAACGCGTTCGCGCTGCTGGGCCTGCGGGCCCTGTACTTCCTGGTGAAGGGCCTGCTCGACCGGCTCGTGTACCTGTCCACCGGCCTGGCGATCATCCTGGGTTTCATCGGGATCAAGCTGATCCTGCACTGGGCGCACGAGGACATCTCGACCGCCGTCCCCGAGATCACCACGCCGGTCAGCCTCGGTGTGATCATCGGCGTGCTGGTGATCGTCACGGTGGCAAGCCTGATCAAGACCCGCAAGGACCCGACGCTCACGGCGCACGCCGGCTCGCTCAAGGCGCACAAGCCCGCGCGCACCGAGGAGCGCGAATGA
- a CDS encoding IS30 family transposase — MAGARLSPEERVRIETLWRAGWSFPQIGQALGRHRSTVWREMQRNNSARHGVKNPSRSRDGRRDRGRGGLYRWGYQADFAQERSRLRALRPKTARLGRGQPLREVVLERLRKRWSPEQIAGDLRVSYPADPLMRVSHETIYQAIYVQGRGGLRAELDRQVALRSGRTRRRRAAAAGGATRSRRPWTEGLHISNRPAEATDRAVPGHWEGDLVIGVRSASAMITLVERSTRYVLLGALPDGRASEAVIDVLSVLAQRLPEHLRRSLTWDCGSEMRHHARFTVATDCPVFFCDPHSPWQRGSNENTNRLLRQYFPKTTADFRAYTQADLDAVAHELNGRPRQTLAWKNPAQALDELLVATTG, encoded by the coding sequence ATGGCTGGTGCGCGGTTGAGCCCGGAGGAACGGGTCCGGATCGAGACGTTGTGGCGGGCGGGGTGGTCGTTCCCGCAGATCGGGCAGGCACTCGGACGGCACCGCAGCACGGTGTGGCGGGAAATGCAGCGCAACAACTCGGCTCGACACGGGGTGAAGAACCCGTCCAGGTCCCGGGACGGGCGCCGCGACCGCGGCCGGGGCGGGCTGTACCGGTGGGGGTATCAGGCCGACTTCGCCCAGGAACGGTCCCGGCTGCGGGCGCTGCGGCCCAAAACGGCGCGGCTGGGCCGGGGACAGCCGCTGCGGGAGGTGGTGCTGGAGCGGCTGCGCAAGCGGTGGTCACCCGAGCAGATCGCGGGCGACTTGCGTGTCAGCTACCCGGCTGATCCGCTGATGCGGGTGTCGCACGAGACGATCTACCAGGCGATCTACGTGCAGGGCCGGGGTGGGCTGCGCGCCGAGCTGGACCGTCAGGTGGCGCTGCGCTCCGGGCGCACCCGCCGCCGCCGCGCCGCCGCCGCGGGTGGGGCGACCCGGTCGCGGCGCCCGTGGACCGAGGGCTTGCATATCTCGAACCGGCCGGCCGAGGCCACCGACCGGGCGGTGCCCGGGCACTGGGAGGGGGATCTGGTCATCGGGGTCCGCTCGGCCTCGGCGATGATCACCCTGGTCGAGCGGTCCACCCGGTATGTGCTGCTCGGCGCGCTGCCCGACGGGCGCGCCTCCGAAGCGGTCATCGATGTGCTGTCCGTGTTGGCCCAGCGGCTGCCCGAGCACCTGCGCCGGTCGCTGACCTGGGACTGCGGCAGCGAGATGCGCCACCACGCCCGTTTCACCGTGGCCACCGACTGCCCGGTGTTCTTCTGCGACCCACACAGTCCCTGGCAGCGCGGCTCGAACGAGAACACCAACCGGCTGCTGCGCCAGTACTTCCCCAAGACCACCGCCGACTTCCGCGCCTACACCCAGGCCGACCTCGACGCCGTCGCCCACGAACTCAACGGCCGACCCCGCCAGACCCTGGCATGGAAGAATCCCGCCCAGGCACTCGACGAGCTGCTCGTTGCAACAACCGGCTGA
- a CDS encoding sucrase ferredoxin, whose product MDEAVTGGWPRCSFAADAAADPPEGTAPQAERWLLVEHPGPWPRQALTALPADVTDALSDWEGRVVLVRRPGRARRTGPRHWFRVDARPGHESVCTGTYGLEPELVAAVDRPGKPYDGPIVLVCAHGRHDTCCAVRGRPVAAALAAADPEPVWECSHVGGCRFAPAVVFLPHGYTLGGLDPDDAPAALAAYRAGHLAPGAVRGRTALPPAVQAAQHHARLATGATGVDDLRLVHVTSDDLPDGCTDWHVELAEPDCSVLLRERYVAAGRPLTCAATAPGRMRVFDLQKLRTTSRA is encoded by the coding sequence GTGGACGAGGCCGTGACGGGCGGCTGGCCCCGCTGCTCGTTCGCCGCGGACGCGGCGGCGGATCCGCCGGAGGGCACCGCACCTCAGGCGGAGCGCTGGTTGCTGGTCGAACATCCCGGACCCTGGCCCCGTCAAGCCCTCACCGCACTGCCGGCCGACGTGACCGACGCCCTTTCCGACTGGGAAGGGCGGGTCGTGCTCGTGCGGCGTCCCGGCCGCGCCCGCCGCACCGGGCCCCGACACTGGTTCCGGGTGGATGCCCGGCCGGGCCACGAGTCCGTCTGCACCGGCACCTACGGCCTCGAACCGGAGCTGGTCGCCGCCGTCGACAGGCCCGGAAAGCCGTACGACGGGCCGATCGTCCTCGTCTGCGCTCATGGGCGGCACGACACCTGTTGCGCGGTCCGCGGCCGTCCGGTCGCCGCCGCGCTGGCCGCCGCGGATCCCGAGCCGGTGTGGGAATGCAGTCACGTCGGTGGGTGCCGCTTCGCACCCGCCGTGGTGTTCCTCCCCCACGGGTACACGCTCGGCGGGCTCGACCCGGACGACGCGCCCGCCGCCCTCGCCGCCTACCGCGCAGGGCACCTCGCGCCGGGCGCCGTGCGCGGACGGACGGCGCTACCGCCCGCTGTGCAGGCCGCGCAGCACCACGCGCGGCTGGCCACCGGCGCCACCGGTGTGGACGACCTGCGGCTCGTGCACGTCACCTCCGACGATCTCCCGGACGGCTGCACGGACTGGCACGTCGAGCTCGCCGAGCCGGACTGCTCGGTGCTGCTGAGGGAGCGCTACGTCGCCGCCGGACGCCCGCTGACGTGCGCCGCGACCGCCCCCGGGCGCATGCGCGTCTTCGACCTGCAGAAGCTGCGCACGACCAGCAGGGCGTGA
- a CDS encoding ABC transporter permease — MQRLAGVSTFWIALVLVALCVLFSVLRPDAFPTLFTLQTLLIEASVLLVLAVGMTFVIITAGIDLSVGSVLVFSGVVAATLMEALSGGDASDAGVGVVLLGLLGALAGGGVWGLVNGLLVARARIPPLIVTLGSFGAALGAAQLITDGVDVRTVPRVLRDGLGFGQTAQVPHMVALAAVVTLAGAWLLHTTRFGRRTFAVGSNTEAARRAGIPVRGHLVRVYTGVGLLSGLAGFMSLAYFGTTTISGHSTDNLNAIAAVVLGGTSLFGGVGTVFGTVIGVFIPAVLSKGFVIVGVQQFWQPVAISAVLVAAVWFDQVRRRSRDHR; from the coding sequence ATGCAGCGGCTGGCGGGGGTGTCCACGTTCTGGATCGCGCTGGTGCTGGTGGCGCTGTGCGTGCTGTTCAGCGTGCTGCGCCCGGACGCGTTCCCCACCCTGTTCACGCTCCAGACGCTGCTGATCGAGGCGTCGGTGCTGCTGGTGCTCGCCGTCGGGATGACGTTCGTGATCATCACGGCCGGCATCGACCTGTCCGTCGGATCGGTGCTGGTGTTCTCCGGGGTCGTCGCGGCCACGCTGATGGAGGCGCTGTCCGGTGGGGACGCGTCCGACGCGGGCGTGGGCGTCGTGCTGCTCGGGCTGCTCGGCGCGCTCGCGGGCGGGGGAGTGTGGGGGCTGGTCAACGGGCTGCTGGTGGCCAGGGCGCGGATCCCCCCGCTGATCGTCACGCTCGGGTCGTTCGGCGCCGCGCTCGGCGCTGCCCAGCTGATCACCGACGGCGTCGACGTGCGCACCGTGCCGCGCGTGCTGCGCGACGGGCTCGGGTTCGGCCAGACCGCGCAGGTGCCGCACATGGTGGCGCTCGCGGCCGTCGTGACGCTGGCGGGTGCCTGGCTGCTGCACACGACCCGGTTCGGGCGGCGAACGTTCGCCGTGGGGTCGAACACGGAGGCGGCGCGGCGGGCCGGGATCCCGGTGCGGGGCCACCTCGTGCGCGTCTACACCGGAGTCGGGCTGCTGTCCGGCCTTGCCGGCTTCATGTCGCTCGCGTACTTCGGCACCACCACGATCAGCGGGCACTCGACCGACAACCTGAACGCGATCGCCGCGGTCGTGCTGGGCGGCACGAGCCTGTTCGGTGGCGTCGGCACGGTGTTCGGCACGGTGATCGGTGTCTTCATCCCGGCGGTGCTCTCGAAGGGTTTCGTGATCGTCGGGGTGCAGCAGTTCTGGCAGCCGGTGGCGATCAGCGCGGTGCTGGTGGCCGCCGTGTGGTTCGACCAGGTCCGGCGGCGGTCCCGGGACCATAGGTGA
- the orn gene encoding oligoribonuclease: MTDRLVWIDCEMTGLDLGRDALIEIAVLVTDGDLRVLGEGIDLVIHADETALAGMPEIVREMHERSGLTDAVRASTVTIAEAEQLALDYVRQHVPDARSAPLAGNSIATDRAFLARDMPALDGYLHYRMVDVSSVKELARRWYPRVFYAKPEKGLAHRALADIMESIRELEYYRRTLFAPPPGPTSEAAQAVAASLPATRFEVPHPPR; the protein is encoded by the coding sequence GTGACCGACCGTCTGGTGTGGATCGACTGCGAGATGACCGGGCTCGACCTCGGACGCGACGCGCTCATCGAGATCGCCGTGCTCGTCACCGACGGTGACCTCAGGGTGCTCGGCGAGGGCATCGACCTCGTCATCCACGCCGACGAGACCGCCCTCGCGGGCATGCCCGAGATCGTGCGCGAGATGCACGAGCGATCAGGGCTCACCGACGCGGTCCGCGCCTCCACCGTGACGATCGCCGAGGCCGAGCAGCTCGCGCTCGACTACGTGCGCCAGCACGTCCCCGACGCCCGCAGCGCCCCGCTCGCCGGGAACTCGATCGCCACCGACCGCGCGTTCCTCGCCCGCGACATGCCGGCGCTCGACGGCTACCTGCACTACCGCATGGTCGACGTCAGCTCCGTCAAGGAGCTCGCCCGGCGCTGGTATCCCCGCGTGTTCTACGCCAAGCCGGAGAAGGGCCTCGCCCACCGCGCCCTCGCCGACATCATGGAGTCGATCCGCGAACTCGAGTACTACCGCCGCACGCTGTTCGCGCCCCCTCCAGGACCGACCAGCGAGGCCGCCCAGGCCGTCGCCGCGAGCCTCCCGGCAACCCGCTTCGAAGTCCCCCATCCGCCACGCTAA
- a CDS encoding isoprenylcysteine carboxylmethyltransferase family protein: protein MRRSRAALGSAAFFVVAPGTVVGLIPWLITRWELHQPWPYWIVAQVLGVGLICAGLVPPVSAFVEFVKAGGTPMPIAPTQRLVVSGFNRYLRNPMYFGLVLVILGQALLFASAGLLIYAAIAWAVPAAFVRWYEEPTLARQFGAEYEAYRRAVPAWWPRLRPWTPSGHGAQGAR from the coding sequence ATGCGCAGATCGAGAGCGGCGCTGGGCAGCGCGGCGTTCTTCGTCGTGGCGCCGGGAACCGTGGTCGGGCTGATCCCGTGGCTGATCACGCGCTGGGAGCTGCACCAACCCTGGCCGTACTGGATCGTGGCCCAGGTCCTCGGCGTCGGGCTGATCTGTGCCGGCCTGGTGCCGCCGGTGTCGGCGTTCGTCGAGTTCGTCAAGGCCGGTGGCACCCCGATGCCGATCGCGCCGACCCAGCGGCTGGTCGTCTCCGGGTTCAACCGCTACCTCCGCAACCCGATGTACTTCGGGCTCGTGCTGGTCATCCTCGGTCAGGCTCTGCTGTTCGCGAGCGCAGGCCTGCTGATCTACGCCGCCATCGCGTGGGCGGTCCCGGCGGCGTTCGTCCGCTGGTACGAGGAACCCACGCTGGCCCGGCAGTTCGGCGCCGAGTACGAGGCCTACCGCCGCGCGGTGCCCGCATGGTGGCCTCGGCTGCGGCCGTGGACCCCGAGTGGGCACGGCGCACAGGGAGCGCGATGA
- a CDS encoding TetR/AcrR family transcriptional regulator: MSRSVEKQVPADVVRAAIRVAAQRGEGVADVPLPVLAAAVGVSRSTLVRRLGGSRRALEEAVRAAGVDPGGRVPVRRRAVDAAARLISEQGVAAMTLEAVAAAAGCSVHSLYATFVGRDGLLSAVYESYTPLFDIEAILEQPDHGLEQTVYGIYRAFAAGLRREPRVAPMMLADAFARPDGAAGQLVDRFFPRALHSVGGWLSAEIAAGRVQRLPIALLLHQLLGPLLLHLLSGPLIARHVGPEEPGSDEACAMFAAAFVHAVGTSEPATPNPEGRARSSTETKGDRT; this comes from the coding sequence ATGTCACGATCCGTTGAAAAACAGGTCCCCGCCGACGTGGTGCGGGCCGCGATTCGCGTTGCCGCCCAGCGCGGGGAGGGCGTGGCCGACGTGCCGCTGCCCGTGCTCGCGGCCGCGGTCGGTGTTTCGCGCAGCACGCTGGTGCGCCGGTTGGGCGGCTCGCGGCGGGCGCTGGAAGAGGCGGTACGCGCGGCCGGGGTCGATCCGGGTGGTCGGGTGCCGGTGCGCCGCCGCGCGGTCGACGCGGCCGCGCGGCTGATCAGCGAGCAGGGCGTGGCGGCGATGACCCTGGAGGCGGTGGCGGCCGCGGCCGGTTGTTCGGTGCACAGCCTGTACGCCACGTTCGTCGGGCGCGACGGGCTGCTGAGCGCCGTCTATGAGAGCTACACCCCGCTGTTCGACATCGAAGCGATCCTCGAACAGCCGGACCACGGCCTCGAACAGACCGTGTACGGCATCTATCGGGCGTTCGCCGCCGGTCTGCGCCGAGAGCCGAGGGTGGCGCCGATGATGTTGGCCGATGCGTTCGCCCGCCCGGACGGGGCAGCGGGGCAACTCGTCGATCGGTTCTTCCCCCGGGCACTCCACAGCGTCGGCGGCTGGTTGTCGGCCGAGATCGCGGCCGGGCGCGTCCAGCGCCTGCCGATCGCGCTGCTCCTCCATCAGCTGCTCGGCCCGCTCCTGCTGCACCTCCTCTCCGGCCCCCTCATCGCCCGGCACGTCGGGCCGGAGGAGCCCGGCTCCGACGAGGCGTGCGCGATGTTCGCGGCAGCCTTCGTCCACGCCGTGGGGACGTCCGAGCCGGCAACGCCGAACCCCGAAGGTCGGGCGAGGTCATCCACCGAGACGAAAGGCGACCGAACGTGA
- a CDS encoding nitroreductase family deazaflavin-dependent oxidoreductase encodes MTRRVKRQFLWLLNNTLNRLTTRLARSGRGPFALVRHVGRKSGKTYETPLILARVPDGFVAELTYGTDVNWYRNIVAAGECVIISGGAEHRIDRIEPCDPDTGVRAYGYPAALVLRLLRRHEFRLLHTAATQQ; translated from the coding sequence ATGACTCGCCGGGTGAAGCGGCAATTCCTCTGGCTGCTGAACAACACCCTGAACCGCCTCACGACGCGCCTCGCGCGTTCCGGGCGCGGTCCATTCGCGCTCGTCCGGCACGTCGGGCGCAAGAGCGGCAAGACCTACGAGACACCGCTGATCCTCGCCCGCGTGCCCGACGGGTTCGTCGCCGAGCTCACCTACGGAACCGACGTCAACTGGTACCGCAACATCGTGGCCGCCGGTGAATGCGTGATCATCTCCGGTGGAGCAGAGCATCGGATCGACCGCATCGAGCCATGTGACCCCGATACCGGCGTCCGTGCATACGGCTATCCAGCCGCGCTCGTGCTCAGACTCCTACGACGCCACGAGTTCCGCCTTCTGCACACGGCCGCGACTCAGCAGTAG
- a CDS encoding ATP-binding cassette domain-containing protein, which yields MTGSPPLLQARELRKSYGSVQALRGASFDADAGEVVALIGDNGAGKSTLVKCLSGVERPDAGEILIDGEQVVLDSPTAARDHGIETAYQDLAVAPDLDPAANLFLGRELRRPGLLGALGMLDKAAMRQQAAEQFARLGVTLQDIDVPIGSLSGGQRQSVAVARSVVWASRVVFLDEPTAALGVVQRERVLDVVRKVRDTGVAVVLISHNMPEVLAVADRIEVLRLGARVARFTAADASLEQLVGAMTGALVHEEER from the coding sequence GTGACGGGATCACCCCCGCTGCTGCAGGCACGCGAGCTGCGCAAGAGCTACGGCTCCGTGCAAGCGCTGCGCGGCGCGTCGTTCGACGCCGATGCCGGCGAGGTCGTCGCGCTGATCGGCGACAACGGCGCCGGCAAGTCCACCCTGGTCAAGTGCCTGTCCGGCGTCGAGCGACCGGACGCGGGTGAGATCCTCATCGACGGCGAGCAGGTGGTGCTGGACTCGCCGACCGCCGCACGCGACCACGGCATCGAGACCGCCTACCAGGACCTCGCCGTCGCGCCCGACCTCGACCCCGCAGCCAACCTGTTCCTCGGCCGCGAGCTGCGTCGCCCCGGCCTGCTGGGCGCGCTCGGCATGCTGGACAAGGCCGCGATGCGACAGCAGGCCGCCGAGCAGTTCGCGCGCCTCGGCGTGACCCTGCAGGACATCGATGTCCCGATCGGGTCCCTGTCCGGCGGCCAGCGGCAGAGCGTCGCGGTCGCCCGCTCGGTGGTGTGGGCCAGCCGCGTGGTGTTCCTCGACGAGCCGACGGCCGCGCTCGGCGTCGTGCAGCGGGAACGGGTGCTCGACGTCGTGCGGAAGGTGCGCGACACCGGTGTCGCGGTCGTGCTGATCAGTCACAACATGCCCGAGGTGCTGGCGGTGGCCGACCGGATCGAGGTGCTGCGCCTCGGCGCCCGCGTGGCCCGCTTCACCGCCGCCGACGCCTCGCTCGAGCAGCTGGTCGGCGCGATGACCGGCGCGCTCGTCCACGAGGAGGAGCGGTGA
- a CDS encoding TIGR03086 family metal-binding protein: MTTLDARELYRRASAEFTARVHRVGDRWTAPTPCAGWDVRALVGHLVEEERWTPPLLGGATIAEVGGRFAGDLLGADPIGAVDEAAPRAVSAVESDDAMTRTVHLSFGDVPGHEYVMQLAADHLVHAWDLGQALGDDSALDADAVAAIREWFGPVEPLYRRAGVIGQRAVVPDGAGPQDELLAMFGRSPALAAVQRFNTAFGAKDVDAIMVAMTPDCVFEDTTSPDGTRHVGADAVRAAWTSLFTGSPNARFTVEELFPAGDRVVQRWRYEWGGGHVRGVDLFTVRAGRVAEKLSYVKG, translated from the coding sequence ATGACCACCCTCGATGCCCGCGAGCTGTACCGCCGCGCCTCCGCGGAGTTCACCGCGCGCGTCCACCGCGTCGGTGACCGGTGGACCGCGCCGACCCCGTGCGCGGGCTGGGATGTCCGCGCGCTGGTCGGGCATCTCGTCGAGGAGGAGCGCTGGACCCCGCCCCTCCTCGGCGGCGCCACGATCGCGGAGGTCGGCGGCCGGTTCGCCGGTGACCTGCTCGGCGCGGATCCGATCGGGGCGGTGGACGAGGCCGCGCCCCGTGCGGTCTCGGCCGTCGAGTCCGACGACGCCATGACCAGGACGGTGCACCTGTCGTTCGGCGACGTCCCCGGCCATGAGTACGTCATGCAGCTCGCGGCCGACCACCTGGTGCACGCGTGGGATCTCGGGCAGGCGCTCGGCGACGACTCCGCGCTCGACGCGGACGCCGTCGCGGCCATCCGCGAATGGTTCGGGCCGGTCGAGCCGCTCTACCGGCGAGCGGGAGTCATCGGACAGCGGGCCGTTGTGCCCGACGGCGCTGGTCCGCAGGACGAGCTGCTCGCGATGTTCGGGCGGAGCCCGGCCCTCGCCGCCGTGCAGCGGTTCAACACCGCGTTCGGCGCGAAGGACGTCGACGCGATCATGGTGGCGATGACGCCGGACTGCGTCTTCGAGGACACCACGTCCCCGGACGGCACGCGGCACGTCGGCGCGGATGCGGTGCGGGCGGCGTGGACGAGCCTGTTCACCGGGTCGCCGAACGCCCGCTTCACCGTCGAGGAGCTGTTCCCCGCGGGGGACCGGGTCGTGCAGCGCTGGCGCTACGAGTGGGGTGGCGGGCACGTCCGCGGCGTCGACCTGTTCACCGTGCGGGCCGGGCGGGTCGCGGAGAAGCTGTCCTACGTGAAGGGATGA